The Primulina huaijiensis isolate GDHJ02 chromosome 17, ASM1229523v2, whole genome shotgun sequence genome window below encodes:
- the LOC140962839 gene encoding uncharacterized protein → MRASPAGCSRSWSISEDSLRRYVYYASESCIQELLSASESNRVGSTAGHDGWEAVGMENDVEISRRRSGSLHTFRSRWVLKSVSPQQFMTVANAIDAAKQWDPDLVEAKYIKDLEENLNIIRLRFGDKSKPSFRNREFIVYERRETMDDGTLVVAVASLPKEIAAGLHPKQNNSIRGLLLQSGWVLEKLEHDSCMVTYLVQLDPAGWLPKCFVNRFNTKLVMIIENLKKQLLACPTGRGDP, encoded by the exons ATGAGAGCCAGCCCGGCAGGGTGTAGCAGATCTTG GTCTATAAGCGAGGACTCTTTGAGAAGATATGTTTACTATGCGAGTGAGAGCTGTATTCAAGAATTACTTTCGGCTTCGGAATCGAACCGGGTGGGGAGCACAGCTGGACACGATGGATGGGAAGCTGTGGGGATGGAGAACGACGTGGAGATATCGAGACGTCGTTCGGGATCGCTCCACACGTTTCGCAGCCGTTGGGTGCTCAAATCTGTCTCTCCACAGCAGTTTATGACAGTGGCTAATGCTATTGATGCAGCTAAG CAATGGGATCCTGATTTAGTAGAAGCCAAGTACATCAAAGATCTTGAAGAAAATCTTAACATAATTCGTCTAAGATTTGGAGACAAATCCAAGCCTTCTTTCAGAAACAGAGAATTCATCGTTTACGAGCGACGCGAGACAATGGATGATGGAACTTTG GTTGTAGCAGTGGCTTCTCTGCCAAAAGAAATAGCAGCTGGATTACACCCAAAACAAAACAATTCAATAAGAGGGCTTCTGCTGCAGTCTGGATGGGTTCTTGAGAAGCTTGAACATGATTCTTGTATGGTCACTTATCTTGTTCAG TTGGATCCTGCAGGATGGTTGCCCAAGTGCTTTGTGAATCGTTTCAATACAAAACTAGTTATGATTATTGAAAACCTTAAAAAACAACTACTGGCTTGCCCCACTGGCCGGGGGGATCCTTGA
- the LOC140962825 gene encoding phytochrome A-like codes for MSSSHPGQSSTSARSRHSTRMIAQTSIDAKIHTDFEESGSSFDYSSSVLTTSAARVDRGPRPDKITTAYLHQIQKGKLIQPFGCLLALDDKSLLVIAYSENAPEMLTMASHAVPSVGEHPILGIGTDVKTIFTGPSAAALHKALGFSEVSLLNPILVHCKTSGKPFYAIIHRVTGSFIIDFEPVNGHEVPMTAAGALQSYKLAAKAITRLQSLPSGNMERLCDTMVQEVFELTGYDRVMMYKFHDDHHGEVYTEIIKPGLEAYLGLHYPATDIPQAARFLFMKNKVRMICDCRASPVKVLQDKKLPLDLTLCGSTLRAPHGCHSQYMENMNSVASLVMSVVVDEEVEEGSNSSQPQKEKRLWGLVVCHHSTPRFIPFPLRYACEFLAQVFSIHVNKELELENQMLEKNILRTQTLLCDMLLRDAPLGIVSQSPNIMDLVKCDGAALLYKNQNYSLGLTPHDSQIRDIVSWLDEYHRDSTGLSTDSLYDANFPGAFGLGDTICGMAAVKITDKDWLFWFRSHTAAEIRWGGARNEPYAEDDGRKLHPRSSFSAFLEVVKERSLPWKDYEMDAIHSLQLILRNAFKDTEATDLGTTAIHTRLNDMRIDGMQELEAVTSEMVRLIETASVPILAVDVDGRVNGWNTKIADITGLPVDEAIGRHFLALVEDSSADAVNKMLESALQGNEERNVQFEIKRHGSSKESGPISLVVNACASRDVRENVVGVCFIAQDVTAQKSMMDKFTRIEGDYRAIVQNPNPLIPPIFGSDEFGWCSEWNTAMTKLTGWPREAVINKMLLGEVFGTHIACCRFKNQEAYVNLGIVLNNAAVGQESEKVPFGFFSRSGKYVECLLCAIKKLDGDGEVTGVFCFLQLASPELQQALHIQRITEQTAMKRLRLLAYIRREIKNPLSGIIFSRKMMEGTVLDDEQKSLLRTSVHCQRQLNKILDDTDLDHIIEGYMDLEMVEFKLHEVLIASISQVMMKSNAKGVKIVDNLAPNLSNETLYGDSVRLQQVLAAFLLVSVNVIPSGGQLGVAASLKKDSIGESVQLGHVEFRITHSGGGVPQGLLNQMFGDEQEASEEGISLFICRKLVKLMNGEVQYLREAERSTFIISVELAISNHQT; via the exons ATGTCGTCTTCACATCCTGGTCAATCGTCTACAAGTGCAAGGTCGAGACATAGCACTAGGATGATTGCTCAGACCTCAATAGACGCAAAAATCCACACAGACTTTGAGGAATCAGGTAGTTCATTTGACTATTCAAGCTCAGTGCTCACAACAAGTGCTGCCCGAGTAGATCGGGGGCCTAGGCCTGACAAAATCACCACGGCTTACCTACATCAAATACAGAAAGGAAAGCTGATTCAGCCATTTGGGTGTTTGTTGGCGCTTGATGACAAGTCACTCCTTGTGATTGCCTACAGTGAAAATGCTCCCGAAATGCTTACAATGGCGAGTCATGCTGTTCCAAGTGTCGGAGAGCACCCAATACTTGGCATCGGAACTGATGTCAAAACCATTTTCACTGGTCCTAGTGCTGCTGCTTTACATAAGGCATTAGGATTTAGTGAGGTTTCTCTTTTAAACCCAATCTTGGTACACTGCAAAACTTCTGGAAAGCCATTTTATGCTATAATCCACAGAGTTACAGGTAGTTTTATTATCGACTTTGAGCCTGTGAATGGTCATGAGGTACCGATGACTGCTGCTGGTGCCTTACAATCTTATAAACTTGCTGCCAAAGCCATTACGAGATTGCAGTCATTACCTAGTGGGAACATGGAAAGGCTCTGTGATACAATGGTGCAAGAGGTTTTTGAACTCACGGGCTATGACCGAGTAATGATGTACAAGTTTCATGATGATCATCATGGGGAGGTGTACACCGAGATCATAAAGCCAGGGCTTGAGGCTTATTTGGGCTTGCATTATCCGGCCACAGATATCCCTCAAGCTGCCCGATTTTTATTCATGAAGAACAAGGTCAGGATGATCTGCGACTGTAGAGCAAGTCCTGTTAAGGTTCTTCAAGACAAGAAGCTTCCTTTGGATCTTACATTATGTGGCTCGACACTCAGAGCTCCTCACGGTTGCCATTCACAATACATGGAAAACATGAATTCAGTTGCATCATTGGTGATGTCGGTTGTTGTTGATGAGGAAGTTGAAGAAGGCTCCAATTCCTCGCAGCCACAAAAGGAAAAACGGCTTTGGGGACTTGTGGTTTGCCATCACTCAACCCCAAGATTCATCCCTTTCCCTCTCCGTTATGCATGCGAATTTCTTGCCCAGGTGTTTTCCATTCATGTCAACAAAGAATTAGAATTGGAAAATCAGATGCTCGAGAAGAATATTCTGCGAACTCAAACCCTCTTGTGTGATATGCTGTTGCGAGATGCCCCTTTAGGCATCGTCTCACAAAGCCCAAACATAATGGATCTCGTGAAATGTGATGGGGCTGCTCTACTATATAAGAATCAAAATTATAGCTTAGGATTAACCCCACACGACTCTCAGATTCGTGACATAGTTTCTTGGCTAGACGAGTATCATCGAGATTCCACAGGTTTGAGTACAGATAGCTTATATGACGCCAATTTTCCTGGAGCGTTTGGTCTTGGTGACACTATCTGTGGAATGGCGGCTGTCAAGATAACTGATAAGGACTGGCTTTTCTGGTTCAGGTCGCACACTGCTGCAGAAATTCGTTGGGGTGGAGCCAGGAATGAACCATATGCAGAGGATGATGGCAGGAAGTTGCATCCAAGGTCATCTTTTAGCGCATTCTTAGAGGTTGTCAAGGAACGAAGTTTACCTTGGAAGGACTACGAGATGGATGCCATCCACTCTTTGCAGCTTATTCTACGAAACGCATTCAAGGATACCGAGGCTACAGATTTGGGCACAACGGCGATTCATACGAGACTTAATGACATGCGAATTGATGGAATGCAGGAGCTTGAAGCAGTGACATCTGAGATGGTCCGACTGATTGAAACCGCATCTGTGCCTATCTTGGCAGTTGATGTGGATGGGCGGGTTAATGGATGGAATACAAAAATTGCTGATATTACTGGTCTTCCTGTTGACGAAGCAATTGGCAGGCATTTTCTTGCACTGGTAGAAGATTCTTCAGCTGATGCAGTGAATAAGATGTTGGAATCTGCACTTCAAG GGAATGAAGAACGAAATGTTCAGTTTGAGATCAAAAGACACGGGTCAAGTAAAGAGTCTGGTCCCATCAGCTTAGTTGTAAACGCTTGTGCAAGCAGAGATGTTCGGGAAAATGTTGTGGGAGTATGTTTTATTGCTCAGGATGTAACCGCACAGAAAAGTATGATGGACAAATTCACAAGAATTGAAGGAGATTACAGAGCTATAGTACAAAATCCTAATCCACTTATCCCACCTATATTTGGCTCAGATGAATTTGGCTGGTGTTCCGAGTGGAATACAGCTATGACTAAATTAACTGGATGGCCTAGAGAAGCTGTGATCAATAAAATGCTTCTCGGTGAGGTCTTTGGAACCCACATAGCTTGTTGCCGATTCAAGAATCAAGAGGCTTATGTGAACCTTGGCATTGTACTCAACAATGCTGCAGTCGGTCAAGAATCTGAAAAGGTACCCTTTGGTTTTTTCTCGAGGAGTGGAAAGTATGTGGAATGCCTCCTTTGTGCGATAAAAAAGTTGGATGGAGATGGTGAAGTAACTGGCGTCTTCTGCTTCCTGCAGCTGGCAAGTCCAGAACTCCAACAGGCACTTCACATTCAACGCATAACAGAACAAACGGCAATGAAGAGATTGAGGCTCTTGGCATATATCAGAAGGGAGATTAAGAATCCCCTATCTGGAATTATATTTTCACGAAAGATGATGGAAGGAACTGTCCTGGATGATGAGCAGAAAAGCCTTCTTCGCACTAGTGTTCATTGCCAACGGCAGCTAAATAAAATTCTCGATGACACAGATCTTGATCATATAATTGAAGG GTACATGGATCTGGAGATGGTAGAGTTTAAGCTGCATGAGGTGTTGATAGCTTCCATCAGTCAAGTCATGATGAAGAGCAATGCAAAGGGTGTGAAAATAGTTGATAATTTAGCTCCAAATCTCTCCAATGAAACCCTATATGGAGACAGTGTGAGGCTTCAGCAAGTCCTAGCGGCTTTCTTGCTCGTATCAGTTAATGTCATTCCGAGTGGAGGCCAGCTTGGTGTTGCAGCTTCTTTGAAAAAAGATTCTATAGGGGAATCTGTTCAGCTTGGTCACGTAGAATTCAG GATAACACATAGTGGCGGAGGAGTGCCTCAAGGGTTGTTGAACCAAATGTTTGGTGATGAACAGGAAGCATCTGAAGAAGGAATTAGCCTTTTTATCTGCCGTAAACTGGTGAAGCTTATGAATGGTGAGGTTCAGTATTTAAGGGAGGCGGAACGATCCACTTTCATTATATCCGTTGAACTAGCAATCTCTAACCACCAAACATGA